From the Pediococcus acidilactici genome, the window TTTGGCACCAATTGACATACCTTCACGAAGACGGAATCCAGCAATTGACTTTTTAGCCTTTGTAACAAGTGGCTTTTGTCCTGAAATAAGTGCTAATTCAGCAACAGCTTCATCAAGGTTCTTTGAGTTAGCAACTGCGTCACCAACACCCATATTCAAAACGATTTTTTCAATCTTTGGTACTTGCATAACTGATGTGTAGTTAAATTTCTTAACTAGATCAGGTGTAATTTCGTTAACGAACTTTTCTTTTAAACGATTTGCCATGAATTTATTTTCCTCCCTCCGTTTAGATTACTTGTCGATACTTTCGCCAGTTTTTTTAGAAACACGAACTTTTTTACCATCAACAACCTTGAAGCCAACCCGAGTTGGTTCATTAGTTGATGGATCGATAAGCATTACGTTTGAAACATCGATTGGTGCTTCAATATCAAGAATTCCACCTTGAGGATTTGCATTGTTAGGCTTTTGATGCTTTTTAATCATGTTAATGCCTTCAACAACAACACGGTTCTTTTTAGCAAGTGTTTGTTTGATAGTACCTTCCTTGCCCTTGTCTTTTCCGCTGATTACGCGAACTTTGTCGCCAACTTTTACGAACATTTAATGGCGCACCTCCTTCGTTATGATGGTCGATTACAATACTTCAGGAGCCAAAGAAACAATCTTCATGTAGTCCTTATCACGTAATTCACGTGCAACTGGGCCAAAGATACGTGTTCCTTGTGGACTCTTATCATCTTTAATTAATACTGCAGCATTTTCGTCAAATTTGATGTATGAACCATCAGCACGATGTGCGCCTTGTTTTGTACGAACAACAACCGCTTTGACAACGTCACCTTTTTTGACAACGCCACCTGGTGTTGCTTGTTTAACCGTAGCAACCACAACGTCACCAATGTAACCAAATTTAACACGGGAACCACCCAATACCTTAATAACCAACAGTTCACGTGCTCCAGAATTGTCAGCAACTTTCAAACGACTCTCTTGTTGGATCACAGTTAGTGTCCTCCCTTCAATTTTGTATCAGAATACGAAACATGAGCTAGATAATAACTGCTTTTTCAACGATATCAAGCAAACGGAATCTCTTTGTTGCAGACAAAGGTCTTGTTTCCATGATTGTTACGATATCGCCCTTCTTTGCAGCGTTATTTTCGTCATGTGCCTTATATTTCTTTGAGTACTTTACACGTTTACCGTAAACTGGATGTGTCTTGTAAGTATCGATTTGGACTGTGATAGTCTTATCCATCTTGTCAGAAACTACGCGTCCTTGGTAAACCTTTCGTGCGTTACGTTCTTCACTCATTGACTAAGTCCTCCCTTCGTATTCTTTTACTTGTTTAATTCTTGTTGACGTAGAGCAGTTTTGATCCGCGCAATGTTCTTGCGAACAGCTTTAAGGCGAGCAGTGTTTTCAAGTTGGCCAGTTGCCAATTGGAAACGTAGGTTGAATAACTCGTCCTTGTACTCTTTTTCCTTGTTGATCATTTCGTCAGTGGTTAATTCATTAATTTCTTTAGCCTTCATCTGATTCGCCACCTACTTCCTCGCGTGCGATAATCTTTGTCTTAACAGGAAGTTTCATAGCTGCCAAGCGAAGAGCTTCGCGGGCAACTTCTTCAGGAACACCTGCAACTTCAAACATAACCTTTTCGCGTTTTACTGGTGCAACCCAGCCTTCTGGAGTACCTTTACCATTACCCATACGAACACCCACACCTTTAGATGTGTATGATTTATGAGGGAAAATCTTAATCCAAACTTTACCGCCACGCTTCATGTAACGCGTCATTGCGATACGAGCAGCTTCAATTTGGCGGTTAGTAATCCATGATGAAGTCAATGCTTGTAAGCCGAATTCACCAAAAGTAACTGTCTTACCGCCTTTAGCGGCACCACGCATCCGTCCACGATGTTCGCGACGATGTTTTACTCTCTTAGGTACTAACATGCTTATTTCCCTCCTTGTTCTTTAGAGTTGTTATTAGCTTCCTTTGCTTCAGGTAAAATTTCACCACGGTAAACCCATGTCTTAACACCAAGTTGACCGTATGTAGTACGAGCTTCAACCCAAGCGTAATCCACATCAGCACGTAATGTGTGAAGAGGAACCTTACCTTCGGAATAGTGTTCTACACGTGACATGTCGGCTCCGTTTAGACGACCTGCAACTTGTGTCTTGATACCTTTAGCGCCGGCACGCATTGAGCGTTGCATAGCTTGTTTCATAGCACGACGGAATGCAACCCGTCCTTCTAGTTGAGCAGCAATGTTTTCACCAACAAGTTTTGCTTCAAGATCAGGTTTCTTGATTTCAACGATGTTGATGTGAACACGTTTGCCAGTTAATTCATTTAGTTGTTTACGCAACTTTTCAACTTCTGATCCACCTTTACCGATAACCATACCTGGTTTTGCAGTGTGAATTGAAATGTTAACACGATTTGCAGCACGTTCAATTTCAACAGTAGATACGGAAGCATCAGTGAGTTGCTTTGCGATAAATTCACGAATCTTGATGTCTTCGCCAAGGAACTTAGCAAAGTCTTTATCAGCATACCATTTTGCTTGCCAATCACGAATGACACCAACACGGAATCCATTAGGATTTACTTTTTGACCCACGCGTTATCCCTCCTATTTTTCTGATACTACAACTGTAATATGACTTGTCCGTTTGTTGATTGGTGATGCCGAGCCCTTAGCACGTGGACGGAAACGTTTCAACGTTGGTCCTTCGTTAACAAAGACTTTGCTAATTACCAAATCTTCACGATCCAAATCAAAGTTATTTTCAGCATTCGCCACTGCAGACTTCAATACCTTTTCTACGATAGGTGAAGCACTGCGCGGTGTAAATTTAAGAATTGCAAAAGCTTCAGCGACACTTTTACCTCTGATAAGATCGACTACGAGACGAACCTTACGAGCGGCAATCCGAACAGTCTTTGCAGTTGCCTGTGCAGATGTTACTTGTTCAGCCATGATTCATCCTCCTTACTTTCCAGATGTCTTTTTGTCGTCGCCACCGTGACCACGGAATGTGCGAGTTGGAACAAATTCGCCAAGCTTATGACCAACCATATCATCTTGGATATAAACTGGAACATGTTTTCTACCATCGTATACAGCGATTGTGTAACCGATGAAACTTGGAAAAATTGTTGAACGACGTGACCATGTCTTGATAACTGATTTCTTTTCTTGATCTTTTTGTGCATCGATCTTCTTTAAAAGATGTTCATCAGCGAATGGTCCCTTTTTTAAACTACGACCCATTAATTTGACCTCCTTCGAAAACTGTTCTAGATATTACCTAAGCGACCGCGTTTACGACCACGAACGATAAATTTGTTTGACTTGTTATGTTTGTTACGAGTCTTCTTACCAATTGTTTTCTTACCCCATGGAGAAAGTGGAGATGGACGTCCGATAGGTGCCTTACCTTCACCACCACCATGTGGATGATCGTTAGGGTTCATTACAGAACCACGAACGTGTGGACGTTGACCAGCGTAACGGTTACGACCAGCTTTACCAACGTTGATTAGTTCGTGTTCTTCGTTACCTACAGCACCAATTGTGGCACGGTTTGTAGCAAGAATCATGCGAACTTCTGAAGAAGCAAGACGAACAAGTGCATACTTGCCTTCTTTACCAAGTAATTGAGCTGATGTACCAGCAGAACGAACAAGTTGTCCACCCTTACCTGGTTTTAATTCGATATTGTGGATAACTGTACCAACAGGAATGTTTGCAAGTGGTAGCGCGTTACCTACTTTAATGTCGGCTTCAGGTCCAGATTGAACTTGGTCGCCAACTTTTAAACCTTTAGGAGCAATGATGTATGATTTAACACCATCAGCGTAAACAAGCAATGCAATGTTAGCTGAACG encodes:
- the rpsQ gene encoding 30S ribosomal protein S17 produces the protein MSEERNARKVYQGRVVSDKMDKTITVQIDTYKTHPVYGKRVKYSKKYKAHDENNAAKKGDIVTIMETRPLSATKRFRLLDIVEKAVII
- the rpmC gene encoding 50S ribosomal protein L29, coding for MKAKEINELTTDEMINKEKEYKDELFNLRFQLATGQLENTARLKAVRKNIARIKTALRQQELNK
- the rplP gene encoding 50S ribosomal protein L16, with product MLVPKRVKHRREHRGRMRGAAKGGKTVTFGEFGLQALTSSWITNRQIEAARIAMTRYMKRGGKVWIKIFPHKSYTSKGVGVRMGNGKGTPEGWVAPVKREKVMFEVAGVPEEVAREALRLAAMKLPVKTKIIAREEVGGESDEG
- the rplX gene encoding 50S ribosomal protein L24, producing MFVKVGDKVRVISGKDKGKEGTIKQTLAKKNRVVVEGINMIKKHQKPNNANPQGGILDIEAPIDVSNVMLIDPSTNEPTRVGFKVVDGKKVRVSKKTGESIDK
- the rplV gene encoding 50S ribosomal protein L22, which produces MAEQVTSAQATAKTVRIAARKVRLVVDLIRGKSVAEAFAILKFTPRSASPIVEKVLKSAVANAENNFDLDREDLVISKVFVNEGPTLKRFRPRAKGSASPINKRTSHITVVVSEK
- the rpsS gene encoding 30S ribosomal protein S19, with protein sequence MGRSLKKGPFADEHLLKKIDAQKDQEKKSVIKTWSRRSTIFPSFIGYTIAVYDGRKHVPVYIQDDMVGHKLGEFVPTRTFRGHGGDDKKTSGK
- the rpsC gene encoding 30S ribosomal protein S3, translating into MGQKVNPNGFRVGVIRDWQAKWYADKDFAKFLGEDIKIREFIAKQLTDASVSTVEIERAANRVNISIHTAKPGMVIGKGGSEVEKLRKQLNELTGKRVHINIVEIKKPDLEAKLVGENIAAQLEGRVAFRRAMKQAMQRSMRAGAKGIKTQVAGRLNGADMSRVEHYSEGKVPLHTLRADVDYAWVEARTTYGQLGVKTWVYRGEILPEAKEANNNSKEQGGK
- the rplN gene encoding 50S ribosomal protein L14, with product MIQQESRLKVADNSGARELLVIKVLGGSRVKFGYIGDVVVATVKQATPGGVVKKGDVVKAVVVRTKQGAHRADGSYIKFDENAAVLIKDDKSPQGTRIFGPVARELRDKDYMKIVSLAPEVL
- the rplB gene encoding 50S ribosomal protein L2; the protein is MGIKKFKPTTNARRGMTQLDYAEITKKRPEKSLLESQSHSAGRNNYGRMTVRHRGGGNKRQYRIIDFKRIKDDVPATVKAIEYDPNRSANIALLVYADGVKSYIIAPKGLKVGDQVQSGPEADIKVGNALPLANIPVGTVIHNIELKPGKGGQLVRSAGTSAQLLGKEGKYALVRLASSEVRMILATNRATIGAVGNEEHELINVGKAGRNRYAGQRPHVRGSVMNPNDHPHGGGEGKAPIGRPSPLSPWGKKTIGKKTRNKHNKSNKFIVRGRKRGRLGNI